GCTTGCCCAGAAATCCAGCCACATTTGGCGAATTTGAGCACTTGACATTTGTTTCATTTTATTTTTCTCCTTAAATCTTTTTAATGTTTTTTATGATGAACTTTCCAGCATTTCCACATAGTCAATGGCGACACAGAGGGAAATAACCAAATCTGAGTAAGCATCATCATAGACAGTCACCTGATAAGTAGATGTTAGATGGAAAAGTTCCTTGGTAATCTCTGCCACGACTTGATCTCGATCATCCAGCAATTTAAAATTTAAATCCCAGATATTGCCCTCAATCCTTAGGCCTAAATTGTCAAACTCATATTTATCACGGAAGAAGGTCAGTTTCTTGCGAATATAAAAGCTAGTCCCGTCACTGAGCTTGATTTCAAACTGGGGCATGAAGGTTAGAAAGGTTTTGCTGATCTGGCTAACTGTCTGTCCTTGAGCATCATAGATGGTGAAACTCTTAGGAATCTGGAAAAATGATCCCTCTACTTGGTAATCTATGTTACCTCGATCGTCCTTGATATCAAAGCGTTCGCCACCTAGACGCAATTTTTGTTTGACAAGATAGGTCTTCATCGCTTTACCTCCAGAGTCAAGATAAAAGACAAGTTCCTTGTCTGAAGGGCGAAAAACCGCGGTACCACCTTCATTCAATGAACTTGTCATTCTCATTAGCTATTTAGTTTGAAACATGAGTAGCATGATTTTTCCTCTCACATGGCTCGCAGCACCGCCAATTCTCTGAGCTGAGATCTAGAAAATCAATTCTCAATAGTTTTATTATACTGACTTCTTGACTTTTCGTCAAGCTTATTCTGCTGCAGGAGCTGGTTTTTCTTCAGTATGAGCAGCTTCTGACTTGCTTTCTTCTGAGCTTGAAGCCTCAGATTTTGCTTCTTCCGAGCTAGAAGATTGTGATTTCTTTTCTTCTGAACTAGAAGACTGAGACTTGCTTTCTTCTTTAGACGATGAGCTAGAAGTATCTCCTTCTACATATTGGGCAAAGACATTTTGGAAAGCTGCATCCTTCACTTTCAGATTCGCTTCCTTCAATTCTTTAGAAATGACTGAACGAATAAAGCTTGCATCGTTTTGTTTTTGAGTCAGGATTCCCTCTTTTAGTTGCTTCTTGTAATCGGTCCATTTTGCAGATTTTTGAGTCTTCTTCACCAATTTAACAATGTAGTAACTTGCTGAATAATTCTGTCTACCTCTTACAGTGATCACATCAGAGACACCATTTTCTTCTAAGGCAAAAGTAGCTTTTTTTACGGCATCTGGAATCGTTGTAGAGGTTGAGTCGAATTTCACCTCGCCGCCCTTATCTTTGGTGTCCTTGTCGGTTGAGTTTTCCTTGGCCAACTGACCAAAGTCTGCTCCCTCAGCCTTAGCTTTTTCAAGCACTTCCTTAGCCTTTTCTTCACTGTCCACCTTGATAATCTGAGCCGTTACTTCTGGTGTGTACGTTTCAAAGAAAGCCTTGTAGTTGTCATCTGTCAGCTCTTTTTCAGCTGCTTTCTTAACAGCGTATTCGACCAATTTATTTGCGCGGATCTGATCTCTGTATGCATCTTCTGTCATTCCGCTTTGAGCAAGAACATTTTGGAAGGCAGAACCATAAGCGGATTTCATTTTTTCAAAGGCTTCTTCAACTTCTTTATCCGTTACCTTTTTGCCATACTTTTCTTCAAAAACTTGCTTAATTGCCATTTGAAGCAAAACTTGCTGAGAGGCACCATTATTTTTTACTTGATCGTAAAATTCATTAACGGTGATTGTCTCGCCCTTCATTGTCACAATATCTTTATCTTTTGCTGTTTGTGAACATGCTGCTAAAGCCACCACAGAAAAGAGAGTTACTGCTCCTGTAAGGATTTTTTTCTTCATTATTTCATCTACTCCTTCAATAAATTCACTTTGTCTATTGTACCACAAATCCAACTTGATATCTTAATTTTTCCTAAAAATTTTTGGAAATTAAGAAAAAATCAAAGATATCATTTTTTTCTAATCATAAGTAGTCCATCTCCCAAGGGAAGCAGACTCGCAGTCAAATCTGGACTGTCCAAAGTTGCGTCAAAAAGACTATGCAATCCTCGGTAAA
Above is a window of Streptococcus cristatus ATCC 51100 DNA encoding:
- a CDS encoding LURP-one-related/scramblase family protein, which translates into the protein MRMTSSLNEGGTAVFRPSDKELVFYLDSGGKAMKTYLVKQKLRLGGERFDIKDDRGNIDYQVEGSFFQIPKSFTIYDAQGQTVSQISKTFLTFMPQFEIKLSDGTSFYIRKKLTFFRDKYEFDNLGLRIEGNIWDLNFKLLDDRDQVVAEITKELFHLTSTYQVTVYDDAYSDLVISLCVAIDYVEMLESSS
- the prsA gene encoding peptidylprolyl isomerase PrsA — translated: MKKKILTGAVTLFSVVALAACSQTAKDKDIVTMKGETITVNEFYDQVKNNGASQQVLLQMAIKQVFEEKYGKKVTDKEVEEAFEKMKSAYGSAFQNVLAQSGMTEDAYRDQIRANKLVEYAVKKAAEKELTDDNYKAFFETYTPEVTAQIIKVDSEEKAKEVLEKAKAEGADFGQLAKENSTDKDTKDKGGEVKFDSTSTTIPDAVKKATFALEENGVSDVITVRGRQNYSASYYIVKLVKKTQKSAKWTDYKKQLKEGILTQKQNDASFIRSVISKELKEANLKVKDAAFQNVFAQYVEGDTSSSSSKEESKSQSSSSEEKKSQSSSSEEAKSEASSSEESKSEAAHTEEKPAPAAE